In Strigops habroptila isolate Jane chromosome 4, bStrHab1.2.pri, whole genome shotgun sequence, a single genomic region encodes these proteins:
- the LRRC10B gene encoding leucine-rich repeat-containing protein 10B, with translation MGSGGSAGRGARAAVAEGPDGAEQRLPVRGGRVPAALWAQRGLRKLYLSGAGLRDVPAELAALRHLRTLALDGNELMEVPEALCRLPRLAYLYLGRNGLQGLPPAFASLQSLRCLWLEGNFLAHFPRALLRLPELRSLQLGDNRLARLPAALPRMAELRGLWLYGNRFEEFPPVLLRMGQLRVLDLDRNRIARFPDLAGLAALRLFSYDHNPVHQPPRVGDAVRLVGNGAQEFMEARQERLESLQRQEEEEQEEEGTEAPAVAPEDGSPLLEDGEGGFAALPGSPGET, from the coding sequence ATGGGCAGCGGCGGCTCTgcggggcgcggggcgcggGCGGCGGTGGCCGAGGGCCCGGACGGGGCCGAGCAGCGGCTGCCGGTGCGGGGCGGGCGGGTCCCGGCCGCGCTCTGGGCACAGCGCGGGCTGCGGAAGCTCTACCTGAGCGGTGCGGGGCTGCGGGACGTGCCGGCCGAGCTGGCGGCGCTCCGGCACCTCCGCACCTTGGCTCTGGACGGCAACGAGCTGATGGAGGTGCCCGAGGCTCTGTGCCGCTTACCCCGCTTAGCGTATCTCTACCTGGGCCGCAacgggctgcaggggctgcCGCCCGCCTTCGCCAGCCTGCAGAGCCTGCGCTGCCTCTGGCTGGAGGGCAACTTCCTCGCCCACTTCCCCCGCGCCCTCCTGCGCCTGCCCGAGCTCCgcagcctgcagctgggggACAACCGGCTGGCCCGGCTgcccgccgcgctgccccgcATGGCCGAGCTGCGCGGGCTCTGGCTCTACGGGAACCGCTTCGAGGAGTTCCCCCCGGTGCTGCTGCGCATGGGTCAGCTCCGCGTTCTCGACTTGGATCGTAACCGCATCGCCCGCTTCCCCGACCTGGCCGGCCTCGCCGCCCTGCGCCTCTTCTCCTACGACCACAACCCCGTCCATCAGCCGCCCCGCGTCGGGGATGCCGTGAGGCTGGTGGGGAACGGGGCGCAGGAGTTTATGGAAGCGAGGCAGGAGCGCCTGGAGAGCCTCCAGCGCcaagaagaggaggagcaggaggaagaaggcaCCGAGGCCCCAGCGGTGGCCCCCGAGGATGGGTCGCCGCTGCTGGAGGATGGGGAGGGTGGATTCGCAGCCCTGCCGGGCTCCCCAGGGGAAACATGA